One genomic segment of Hymenobacter psoromatis includes these proteins:
- the ureG gene encoding urease accessory protein UreG: MAFVEKLALLLHGHSHEALDSPGSFAERETRRLPPYRNFRQRAFTVGIGGPVGTGKTALLKALCENLRDDYRLGVVTNDIFTREDAEFLIRESALTADRIVGVETGGCPHAAIREDISLNMDALEGLMHKFDYQIDYLFVESGGDNLAAHFSRELVDYSIYVIDVSGGDKIPRKGGPGITQSDLLVINKIDLATLIKADLGVMDRDSRRMRGDGPFVFARASDGHNLETIIAHIHAAKTQALAAVREDRR; the protein is encoded by the coding sequence ATGGCTTTCGTTGAGAAACTGGCGCTGCTGCTCCACGGCCACAGCCACGAGGCCCTGGACTCGCCGGGCAGCTTTGCGGAGCGCGAAACCCGCCGCCTCCCCCCCTACCGCAACTTCCGCCAGCGGGCGTTTACGGTGGGCATCGGCGGGCCGGTGGGTACCGGCAAAACGGCCCTGCTCAAGGCATTGTGCGAAAACCTGCGCGATGACTACCGCCTGGGGGTGGTCACAAATGATATTTTTACCCGCGAAGACGCCGAGTTTCTCATCCGCGAAAGCGCCCTGACCGCCGACCGCATTGTGGGCGTCGAAACGGGTGGCTGCCCGCACGCCGCCATCCGCGAGGATATTTCGCTGAATATGGACGCGCTGGAAGGGTTAATGCACAAGTTTGATTACCAGATAGATTACTTATTCGTGGAGAGCGGCGGCGATAACCTGGCCGCCCACTTCAGCCGCGAGCTGGTCGATTATTCCATTTATGTGATTGACGTATCGGGCGGCGACAAGATTCCGCGCAAGGGCGGGCCGGGCATTACGCAGTCTGACCTCTTAGTTATCAATAAAATAGACTTGGCTACCCTCATCAAAGCCGACCTCGGCGTGATGGACCGCGACTCGCGCCGGATGCGCGGCGACGGGCCGTTTGTATTTGCCCGCGCTTCGGATGGGCATAATTTAGAAACCATCATCGCGCACATTCACGCGGCCAAAACGCAGGCCCTGGCCGCCGTGCGCGAAGACCGCCGCTAA